Genomic window (Ostrea edulis chromosome 9, xbOstEdul1.1, whole genome shotgun sequence):
TTCTGGGCACAGGAAGCTTGTGAAAGAGAAGGAAAAGACAAAGATGATGCTGAAGAGATTCGCAGTACATTGGGTGACCTTTTATATCGTATTCGATTTCCAGTGATGTCTTTAGAAACATTCTGGAAAGAGATTGCTTACGACAATGTATTATCGCTTGAAGAAAGAGATCAAATATCGAGAGCAATTGTCGGGAAATCTGATgtaaattctttaccgttcccAAAACGACGTAGAGTGAAAAACGTCACCGTTTATAGAGGTACGGAATACCAACCCACTTGGGATTTGAAGGGCAAAGTAGATGCACTACGGTTCGAAGTCAACAAGGCTTTGTTCTTACGCGGATTGGTTTTGCTCGGATGTGGCGATACAGACCCATACACTTATTCAATAGAAGTCAAAATCATAAATAGTGACAATGAAAATGTTCTTCATTACCCCGAACAATCTATTACCAGTTGTGGACCTGAATTCCATATAGTTTTTGATAAGCTGTGTCCCATTCAAGCAAACCAGATGTATACCATTTGGATAAACATGTGTGGTCCCAACAGCTTACAAGTGAGGGGGTGTGATAGTGAGGTCGACGAAATGGACTTCCAGTTTAAGTTTTTCAAGAGTGAGATGTGCACTAATGGTACTAGTGTCAATTGCGGACAGCTGCCGGGACTTTTGTGTGTATTTCCACAACAAAACCTCAGATGTTAACGAATATGAAGGGAACGAACAATATTGattatgttttgcgatttagTTTAGTCTGCTTCGTAAATAAATTCAAACtatgcttatacatgtatatgaaaatgtaatttgCCAAACATTTTCTGTTGTGATACCATTTTGCATTTTGTGGTTTGAAATTAATgtttagaaaatgtttttaacaaaattcaTTACATCATAATTTTAAGGATGTGGATCGAGTCTTTGTAAATATGGATTATAAACTAGCTGTCTTCGCTTTGAATTTAGAATGTGTATATGTGATGAAATTGAAACAGAAATTCCAATGGtaataaaatacaatttttacaaaaagCTGTCGTACAATAAGGTCATTAGTAGAAAGACACTAATTACAatcatacagtgtatattgcaACTACAAAACTACAGCACCATAATTTATTCTCTcgatttcaacaattttaagGCGTTTCCAACGATTAATAAACGGGCAAGAATGAAagtaaacagtattaattgtcaTATTTGCTTTCCATGAAAAGCAATTTCCATTATTCGAAGGTCTGTTTCAAATTCAGAGGAACACGTGCGTTGTCAGATGTGAACAAATTTGCGAGTTCACTTTTAGAGACTAACGTTAGAAATATTGTTACTGGATTAGATTTGCTGAACAGAATTGATAGTACTTAAAACCTACCCTCAGACGGACGACAAATGGAAATGTGATTTATAAATACACCTCAAATCTATTAGAATAACCTTAGGTAGTTTATTACATTAGAATTGTATCTAATGGCTCGCTACagcacctcttatgaagtatgatttcaccatcgaaagagtgatacaaactctcaattattttatatgattgttttgatgatttttcatggaatgataaaaatggtactttgtttgcaaataagtgATTCTGGAGTCCAAATTTCGTTGTAATTTGgtgtatgatatgaatgtctaatAAAATTTGCCTAAAATATTCAGATTTAGACGttcaaattttaaagaaaaaaatatttatgaaaattgaaaacgttatttgttaatattttttaattctacAGATAAAATCCTAAGAAAAACAAgtcagttagaaaagagatatatcgaagaaatatattatGAGAAGAAATTTGAacgaaatgaccaaatttcagaTATAATCACTATTTTCAAACGAGAGAAAAAAAGTACCaatcccgatcaaaattgataaaaattcctaaaataatcatattgttgctaattgtgtgcactgttcatcaagaaattagtttcctcTATAAATtcgtttaatttgtaaaccattttacatcaagggaatgcagttttctgattacaatgttctctatgactactttttagctcacctgagctgaaagctcaagtgagctacaTGTATTCTGATCGCttgttgtctgtccgtctgtctgtgaactttttacatttttgacttcttctccagaaccactgggccaattccaACCAAACGTGGCCAAAAGCATCcctaggtgaagggctttcaggtttgttcaaatgaaggtccaTGTCCCttccaaaggggagataatcacaaaaaattgcaaaaatagggtggagtcatttaaaaaatctccttctcaagaaccactgggccagaagagctgaaatttacatgaaagctctctgacatcgtgtagattcacgtttgtaaaaatcatggccccctggtgTTGGATGGGGcaataataggggatcaaagttttacatacaaatatataagtattcaattcaattcaattcaattctttattggcactaaagcacattatataagaatgtgttgttagccatacatagatacacatatatattgatacattacaaaatatcaaactgttgaaaacttatttctaacattaaaacagtctctgatgtatagacaggtttgttttgtagatacaaggttatgtggatttagtaaacaaaataaggtattaatatctagtagttttgaatgcatttttctaatatgttcatacacaggacaatcaagtaaaaatgtttttcatcttcaacaatagtttgacaatgaaaacaaaatctattttctctaggaatgacaggattacaataTCGACCTGTTTCTACATACAACTTATGTGCACTTATTCTTAATTTGGTAAGATAAGAAACTAAATTCTTAGGAAGTGGAAGACATAAATATGGTTGGATTTCTAGTTTCATAACATCATGGTTGaataatgtactataaaatgAGAGCTTACCACTTTGAGTGTTGTTAATATGTTGAAGTtcagaaaagaatttattttcaaagaattttttaagtttcagtgtcaacgttaacatttaacatcttttgtattgattttatacaagtttgccagcattttttattttcactagcCAAGTGTACATCTTCCAAGTAAGCATTCCTtagtaaaacattgttattaggaaaaatcttctcaagaaccacttagccagaaaagctgatatttacatgaaagctttctgacatagtgcagattcaagtttgttcaaattatggtccctgggggtaggatggggccacaagggggatcaaagttttacatacagataaataggaaaaatcgttaaaaatcttctcaagaaccagtgggccaaaaatgttgacatttacatgaaagctttctgacataatgtagattcaagtttgcaaaaatcatggcatccaagggtaggttggggccataatagggactacggttttacatgcaaatatatatggaaagtattctgatatgggccaaggtgactcaggtgatcgatgtggcccatgggcctcttgtttataattccgatcgggtttggttcaaatttgaaaaatcgtaatgtttctgaattttgaccatttcatttcaatttctttttaaaatatatttctcttatagatcttttttctaattgacatgctttttgaagattttatccgtagatttaaaaaatattagcatataataaatactttttttttccaGCTACGAATATGAGCTCAATGGGCTTTCGTAGTTTTGGTCACATGCTTTTAGGAAAAGCGCTTAATCCATCCGTCTTTAAAGTATAAGcctaaagttttttttttacaatgccGACAAGCCTACAGGCTTGAAGATGAGGTAAGGCCAACAGGCAGTTGACGTAGTTTTGCAAGGCTGCCCGTCCAGTATATCGGTATACATGGGCTGCACTGTAAATGTAATTGGGGAAAAAACTCCACAAATAAACACAAAagtatatttataaatacataAGATTGTGTACAGTCATAATGCCCATTCTGGGGGGTTTTCTCGTACACATGCACAACATGGATAATGAgacgtacatatgtatatgcacatttaagtaattcataaatatgaagGAATTCATTATCATGTTATTTGATCATTATCTTTCTTTACAGAAGGCTGTGTATACCATGGTAGGTAAGAAGTTTTATGTCGTTTTATCAACACTGATCAGTTCAATTCAACCAACTCTCTAAACAAAAATTGTGTTTTTGCGGTATGCACACCTTAAAACATTAATGGCGGGTGTGCGCGACTTGGTCTTTTTACATGTCCTTTATTGGTGCTTATCCCCCTTAAACATCTAGAAAGACTGTGGGAACCCTGGTATTGTTGTCCTTAACTAAATGCGTGTGTGTGCATGTGTGAAACATACTAAATACTTTGAGGTGAAATTGGTTTAAAAAGCCATGTGAGTGTGACTCGAAATTGATATGATACATTGTTCATACATGTACGTTTCATCATGGCTATAATACATATTTAAATTCTCCCTGAATCCATCCTTTTACTTGCATTCAGCCCAAAGTAGGATCCTGTTTCTGCTGAAATTCAGTTCAATTATTTGATATAGAAAATGACCAAATCTTTACCTAATAGATggattttcatgatttttttttttaaatttcatgtatTTGTGATTGATTTACATTGCAAAAATGTCATGAAAGAAATCTCTTTTCGCTTTAGTTGAGCATTTATTTTGACCCAAGCATTTCTTTTTAGAAGTTTTGGGCATTATACTAATATCAAGACAAAATTTAACGTCAGAATTAACCTTGTCTGAAAGCTGACCGATAAACTAGTGCTGTACGAATTGAAGTGGCGGCCACGGTGAATTATATCAGGATTAACGCACTAGATGATCCTTTGAACCAGACGCATGATCAAGTAATGTCATACTACCTGATAAACGTGTCTGTACTCTGTAGACCAAAGGCAAAGCAAGTGTGCCCAGCGCTATCGACTTTGGTAAATGTTTAAATGAATCTTTCCCCTCACAATTATTTATAATGGTCTTCAAAGAGAATCATTATATTTTAAGCTGCATCAAAATGgtgagtatatatatgtatatgaagtaCAGATGATTTATGTTTTACGGTTATGATTAATATGTTGTAATATATACACTTGTGGATATGTTAACACACGTCGCTATATAACTATATTACATTACCCCATGACAATTATAGGTATACTAGTTGTACGACAAGCGATAAAGCTGAAGAGATTCCAAACTTAAGCATGGTTTGTATCGCAGTGGTAAGTATGGTTGACTTTGGGTAACACTGTGTTCTCTGCAAGCTGATATATCTGGTGTTATTGTAAAAGCTAATGGCATCAAGAACATGACATCGACTTGTGGTAAGTTCATGCTTCAcagtgtggtggtggtggtgatatTGGAAGGGTATGCTGTCCCCACCTTTTCTTTCCCTATATTTGCTCCATACCCCATAAGAGTAGCCACAACTTTATCTTTTCTTCTTGCGAATATTTacacattctctctcactgtgAACAGGACCCTCTGGAAACCTTACGACGGAATCTACAACAGCTAAAGGTACATCCCAAGGCTCCGGAAACACAGCTGAAACAACGACAGGACTCACGTCTGCTTCGCCTATTGTGTCTTCCGGAGGCCCCACTCCAGGATCAAACGGAAGTATGGCAATCTAGTTTTCTTTACGTTAAACTGCAATTGATGGCTAGTCTGAGTATTGACTGTTTGAAGTAAACTGTTAAATTTTGTGTCCATGTACAACATTTGGTATACCCTGATATTTCGTTTCACACATCTGATCAAGATGCTCTGGATGTGTGTGAACAGTCAACAGGCTTGGTCaactgataccacctctggtatgtccaggagtcggTGTTTGCCTTCTcagaattttgtattctttatagaatttttgagattgatcattacggcgggtgtgaccggtcaacaggggatgcttactcctcctaggcacctgatcccacctctggtgtgtccaggggtccgtgtttgcccaactatctattttgtattgcttgtaggagttatgagattgatcactgttcgttatcttcaccttgcattcatgatctttacttttaaaaataacacaGCGTTAAAATTTATGCTTatgtgtaattaaaataattgtatttatcACAGTATATCCATTACCAACTAAGCAAAAGATCCtgttaaatgaattattttgcatatttatgtaaatattgtgtatatacaatAATTGTGTCATTGGCTGGGATACGATTTCATTTCTAGTCGTCTCTATTTTGCAATTATATAACGCAAATTGTGTCATATTACATGTTCTTGCATAATCTTATTCCAGCCTTTAACTTTGTTTTCAAGTCATTTGTTCAAGAATAAATGACCAAACCTCACTCAGATTTCATGTTGTCTATTGTATAGAAGTTCATCTGATGGGAAGATGCAAAAACAAGCTGCGTCAAAGTCAGATAGCTCAAGTTTTCAAATAGTTGTggatataaatgatattttttgcAGATTGTAGAGACAACCCTAGTATTGATTGTAGAATGTACAACTTTAACGTGACTTGCAAGGTCGATGGAATGTATTATCCGTGGGCTAAGGTGAACTGTCCATTATACTGCGGGTATTGTCAAGGTAAACTTCATTGGCtgaataagtttttttttaaacttttgaatgaaatataatgaCCGTGGTTTCTCAGAAATGTTAATACCAATATTAATACCAAAACAGTCTatatttcaatttgatttaaTGATTGGTGATTGTTTGGTACATGTTATTGTTTCATGTCTGGATCAAGATTATGTATATGGTGTATGATTTTAAGGCAGTTTTGGTAATTTTATGTTATGGGTTACTGATGTATGTAATATTTAATTTGCTCTTCGTTAAGATCACGTTTCTGTTTTTCTGTAGGGGTTAGAATTAGCAATTTGTATGTCAATTTGTTTAACTATAGTATATGCACTGCAATTTCAATTTCACGAATTTTGACAACTGCGAAAATAGTAAAATTTAAACTGcattgaaaataagataaattatCGTACTATCACTTGCACATACGAGTATATTTTATAATTACTTTCCACtattttcatatcaatattGACTAACAGAACTATTACAACATTCGTGCATAGACAAATTGTTCTTATCATGGTGTCGAGTTTGACTTTAGTGCTGTTTTAGTCAAATTGAGCTGGGGAAATGTTAATATTCATAAATTGACTTTCCACAATTTCATCAGCTTTGATAGAACTATTGCAGTTGGTCAACAGAACTTGTCACAAAGTGTATCACTGGTGATGGGAATAAAATTAAGCTGAATTAAATGACTACGCCCCTTAATGTACGAATTATTGATAGAGCACTAAATATTAAacgttaaaatattttttttttaaagtagcaTCGCTAATCGCGATGCAAGCAAGCctatacgatgataaattgcagtTGGGATTACATTTATACGTCTTCAACATATTACTatttttagatacatgtataaatcttaACATGTTTGACATCCTTTCAATAGTCACGTAATACTGTTACAACTGACCAACAGCTGTTAGTGTAGTAAATAATCATGGCATGTgaattaaagtttttcaaacattgtcagcCCGAGTCCggatttgaaaagaaaaaagaaaaatccgaATAAGCATGTACGAAAACAGGTGAAATACATGcgtgtatatattttacatccCATCATATCATACTTTGACAGGTTGCCAAACATTGGagttacagtgtatataagGAACACATTCAATATTATTGTTCAACTTTTTACGGTTACGCTATGTATCCAATGTGTGTCTTAATTAACATTTATCATGTAGCTCCGACGGTTTCCGTGGAATGCAAGGACAAACTGACAAACTGTGATGAATATCAAGATGACTTGTGTTCAAATCACATGTTCTTAGTGTTCAGAGAAACCAATTGTCGAAAGTTCTGTAACATATGTACAGGTTGGTGCtaacaattcttttaaaattcactTAATTGATCTCTTTAACATGTCTAATACAGTTGATTAGTATTCATAATGAGTGCTTAAGACAAATATGTTATCCTGCCATTTCTAAAGAAATagacgatttaaaaaaaattgttgtcaaattctttatacactgaaaaatttacatttcaggTGGCGTTGATTTCATCCATCAGTCTTTTGGat
Coding sequences:
- the LOC125659136 gene encoding BTB/POZ domain-containing protein 6-like — protein: MDKSCSNWQAGKTVLECNKYMLSNQIHCDVTFKVGKEEREIRAHKYVMTSRSSVFCDMLFGSLSENTDVIVVPDVEHDVFEVLLRFLYYEEADFGEVNVTDILQAAEKYAIPDLTAACGSYLETQIGVESVCIIMENAKMFHLNDLFIKCTEFIVQSEAISKRVIESYGFLQLSRGIVRSVLELDELLVNEECVYKSLLFWAQEACEREGKDKDDAEEIRSTLGDLLYRIRFPVMSLETFWKEIAYDNVLSLEERDQISRAIVGKSDVNSLPFPKRRRVKNVTVYRGTEYQPTWDLKGKVDALRFEVNKALFLRGLVLLGCGDTDPYTYSIEVKIINSDNENVLHYPEQSITSCGPEFHIVFDKLCPIQANQMYTIWINMCGPNSLQVRGCDSEVDEMDFQFKFFKSEMCTNGTSVNCGQLPGLLCVFPQQNLRC